The Chelonia mydas isolate rCheMyd1 chromosome 20, rCheMyd1.pri.v2, whole genome shotgun sequence genome includes the window GTCTCAGTCCTTTGCCTGGCCACTTTCCCACAGGGAGGAGGGCTGGCACTGCTGGCTTGGAGTCGGCCCCCCCTTCACTTGGCAAGTCGACAAGACAATCAGCTGATGGTCTCTTCTCTTACAGCTGGGAAAGCTGCTGCCacttccccatcccccttccagCACTTAGCAAGAGTCGGCCCGTCCTTTCGTTTTCCAGATCACCCCCTTCAGAAAAGCCACACTCAAAAGGTAAGCGTAGAACCCTGCAGGAGGAAGGTAAATGTACCCTGTAGAGCCCCGGCTCCACGGCATGGCTCTTTGGTCCCCCTCTCCTGGTGAGACCACTTAGGGTGGTTTGTGCCTCCCAGCTAACAGAGGCCCATGCTTTAGATCCCCAGGCTCGAGCCCTAGCAGGGGAAGGTGTAACgcttgacttcaacaggagccaATGCGAAAAAAGAAAGAGGATGGAGCAAATGAAAGGGCTCACACCCTGTCCGCCTTCAGAGGCCTCACTTTGGTGAAGAAGCTGCCTGGCCCAACTGGTTCTGTCCATTTCTTCCTCTAGAAACAATCCCATTTAGTGCAACTGAACCTTCCGTTTCCCAAGGGTGGCAGGGGAGATGCCAGGACGCAGGTGGCCGGTTCTCCTCTGGCAAACGAGGTTAGTAAGAGAGCTACCTACTGGCTCTTCACACGTGATCCCAAGCCCTAGCAGCTAATCATATGCAGAAACTTCCTTTTAAAGTCTTTTGATGGATAGTGCTTTGTACTCATAGGGAAGGGGATATAAATTAAGCTACTCTGCCTAGATACCGTTAGATACCAAGAGCTTGTGTCTCACACGGGACAGCCAGGGTTCGAAATAAAAAGGGACTGAAATGAAGCAGGCTTCACATCTGCCTGTTCCCGGACCCAACCGGCCTCCTGGCAGGCCCTGACGCTACCTTGGAGAAACAGGAAATTCTAGAAAAGAAGAAAATCGCTCGTTTGGCTGACATATTTGTGTGACACAGAAATGCACAGATCACAGCACTCCCTGTGCCCTGCCCCACTTCTgcccctgggggcagaggggggctggggacACTCACATTGGCAGCTCTAGCACTCACTACATGTTACACTCAGGCGCAAGAGAAGGAAGGAGCTAGGCGTGTGATGGCCGACGTGTACATGGTCAGATCCTGTGAGGACGAAGGGCACGGATATATGCATACAGCGGGGGGAAAATAATGCCCGGCTGCAGTCAGCGAAGCTGGgctagtggggcggggggaggaggtgggcaggggcAAGGCCTAGGGAACAGTTAGTCACAAAGTGCTCACGGCAGGATCCTGGGGGTGGCCGGGCTGAGCCGGGCAGGGttctctcctcccacctgcccccctAGGGGATCTGAAAGACGTTGAGTTTGCTAGTGTTTTTGAGTGTCTGTCGGCGGTTGCAGAACCAGACCCGGACGACCTCGCGGTCGTAGTTGAGCTCCTTGGCGATCTCGGTGATCTCCTGGCCGGTGGGCAGGGCGTTCTTCTCGAAGTAGGCGTTGAGGGCCTCGATGGCCTGGGGCGTGAAGGAGGTGCGGCGCTTGCGTTTCTTGGAGGGCTCGCCGCCCACAAACTCCATCAGGTTCTGCTGCCCTTCCTGGTTCCGCAGCTCGGCCTCGCTCAGCCACTTCTCCAGCACGGGCTTCAGCTTCTGGGCGCTCTTGGGGGTGATGTCCAGCTTCTCGAACCTGCAGGCAGGGcggcggggagggagagaaggcgTGAGGGTCCCGCCCTGGGCCAGGGGTCCGGCACAGACAGAAGCAGCACTGACCAAACTCTGGGGGGTGGTGGAAGGGGCATAAGATCAAGCCGGTTATGTGGTCACGTGCCGGTGGTACGGTAAACAAACACGACAACGGAGGCTAGTGAGAAAAGAGGACTCTGAAACGGGATGCAGGCGTGGACGCATGGTTCTGGGGGATCCTCAGGAATCTAGGTCTGCCCACAAAGAGGGGCCAAAGCAGGGCGCTGGGAgactggactcctgggttcttttcccagttcTGGGTGGAGAGTGGTCACagcagtggggatggggactcaggactccggggttctattACCAGctctgagaaggggtggggtcACTGACACCTACCCcttagccgccccttccccctgaggccacGCCCCAAAACCGCCCCTTCCCCCTGACGCCATGCTCCTTCCCCgatgcctctccccctccctgccccttctccctgatccCCTGCCTTCACACcgcccttccccgaggccccaccccgccccttctccccgaATCCCATCCCTTGCGCCACCCCTTcccgaggccctgctcccatATCGCCTCttctcccaagaccccaccccccactcactcctctctgccccctcttccctgtGTCGCTTGCCCTTATGGCTGGAAAAAAGCAGGGGGCCATggcgccccccccagcccagcgtcCCTGGTGTGATCTAAAGGTTAGAGGGGGAGTGGGAGTCGTGAATCCTGAGTTAATTTCCCAGGACTGGTAAAGGAGTGGGAGTCAGgctgcctgggttctattcataGCTTTGTGTGGGCCCTGGGGTGTACAGATTACTGAGAGACAGAActtttgggttctgttcccagctctgggagaggagcggGGTATAGTGGTTAAAGCAGGCAGGGGGGcccgggagtcaggactcctgggttctatatcTGGCTTTGGGCGACCTATACAAGTCACTCCATCTCTCTGTGCCTAGTTCCCCTCTCTATTGGGGGCATTAGTGCTTGGCTGAAAGCAGAGTGTTATGAACACCGGTTTTGGGGTGGGCAGGGCCAGGTGCTGCTGTCCTGGCTCAGGGGattctcccagtgaagtcagtgggttcAGGAACGCTTTCTCTCCTTTTGGCCGACTCAGTTTCCTCTTTGCTTTTTCAGGGGAGGGAGTCACCTAAATGCTACACAGCCGAGCGGCGCCCTAGCCACTGTCCGCCCCGAACACCTGAGCCCCGTAACAGGGCCGGCACCGAACACAGCCACTTACCTGCAGATGGCAGACTGGCTGTAGGCAGGTCCTTCTGTAGCCGTCAAAGCTTGACCCACCTGCGTCTGCGTCAAGCCCAGAGACAGACGTCGGATCTTAAAGTTCTTGGCAAACTCCCGAATCTCCTCTAGGTTGATTCCATCCTCCTCGATGCCCGTATTTGGAGTTTGaggctctggggtagggaggGGAATACCGTTATGAAGCGCAGTGCGCTCTGTATCATCACCTCCAGCCACAGTCCATCTCCTCACGCCTCCAGGGAGATCTCAAAGTGGGAGCAGACACTGTCCATGACTGGCGGCATCCTGGTAGCCTCACCTATGGTTAGGGCCCCACTGGGCTGACGGACAGTCTTGCCCCAGggtgcttacagtctaaatagacaagcagtggaaggggaaactgaggcagaaagaggggaagtgacttgcccagcggCAGAGGCTgaaaaagaacccaggtctcccaaggctCAGACCAGCACCACATCCGCAGGGCCATACCGCCATGCTAGGGGAAGCAAGTCCAACATGCGACTTGGCTTGTTCCAGAGTGCTTTGTGTCTTGGGCAGCAGCTCATCGAGGCTGGGATCTGCCTGATGCAGGGCACTGGCGTCGCTACAGAAATAACAATACTAACATTGCACTGCTTCGCAATGTCTGATTCGCTCTTTAAAGGCTTTTTCCTCCCCATCAAAAATAAATGCTTCCACTTTGCTTCGTTTTATAAACAAATAGGAAGTTTCACCCAGCACGTGCcagtgaccctacaataacaacccaGCGTGTGTGTGCACAACACTGACTCCGTGTCCTCTCACCAATAGAACCTGCTTCCTCTCCTACAATCACCGGGAAGGGATAAACCTCAGGGGTCACATCACACACTCTCCAATTCCTGCGAAGGGAGTGCaagctgcctgcccccccccgcaaccaGCATGAAATGGACAGGACCCGAGAGGTGCTTACTGGAAACGAGTTGGCTCACTGTCGGGGTCTCCGAGCAAGTGATGGGAACAGGCACGGAAGAGGGCTtagcagcaggggctgggtttgcgatgaccacagctggctggggcagagcaggggcaggctggATTGGCTGAATCTGGTAACACAGCAAAAAACAAGGCTCAGATGAGGGCCGTATAAGTGCATATAGTCCAGACGGATGGAGAGTGTTTTGGCAAGCTCTCCGCTGCGGTAAAGCCCTGgccacccaccctgcctctgcATAGGGGGCAGAGCACAGCTCTGCTACGCTGATTCCCCGTTGGCATATGGCCCATGCATTGGTGGCGTATGTAAAGCTGCCCCCATGCTATTCTAACTCATGCCAGGGTCACGGCTGGCACAGACTGGATCTCTGGTCTTCCCCTGGGCTGAATGGAGCTTGGCTgcaggacagaatctggcccgtAGTCAGGCAATCTGCACAAGTGAACTGCAGCCAAAGCAGATGTCTCTTCAATTCCAACATGCCAGGGCCGCCTGACCTGGCTAATTGGTGTCCTAAACAGTGACCTCTGGCATTGGATCCGGGAGCTGCCCCCTTGGGGCGACCTCTGGATGGAGCTGCCACCTTGACTCCTTCCAAAGGGAGAGGTCAGGCTCAGTCTCTGAACATCCTAACGAGGCACCAGAGAATTCAGCAGGGTGCTAGGTCCTGGCGGAGGCTCCAACATGTTGTTTAATGCACAGTACGTGGATCTGTAAAGTCACCAACCTCCCcaggcttctgggagctgctggccagCCACAGACACCAGCCGGCTGGCTCTCCGAGAAGGTGCCTGTTAGACAGCCGTCACCCGCCGTTCGGAGCTCACCTCGTTCTTTGCTGGGGACTCTGGGGCGCTGGGTTTCCTGATGGCCGCCGTCTGGAGGGCGCTGCTGGCTAATGTAGCAATGACTTGCCCTTGGGCGTTCAGCAGCAGCTGCGGGGTCACCGCCTGCACCTGCAGGTTCTGGGCTGGCAAAACAGCTGGGGTGGCGCTGGCCGTCGTGATCCCAGCCGGGTTCACCACCCAGGGCAGCGTCCCAATGACCTGCAGAGGAGACAAGAACGGGAGCTGGGTGCGTGGCACACCAATACTCTTCCCTGCCTCCCGTCCTGCAGGATGGAGTTCCCCCCCTCCCGAGGCTGGATACgggacactggatggggtggGCCAGTGCTCTGGGGGTGGTGCTGAGAACTCCTCTTTCaagggcttggctggctggttcatGCTCAcacgctcagggtctaactgatggccCTATGaggggtcgggaagaaatttcccccagGTGACCTtgatttcaccttcctctgcagcacggggCCCGGTCACTTcctaggatcatctgggcatacctcacttaatcagttccctgccaccGCATGGGCCCTGGGCACTGGTGGCATAGTTGGGTCACCTGTGGGCTGCCACATGTGGATCTAATTCTGGTTGAgcgtgcgggtgctgggtggtgccGATGGCCTGTGATGCACAAGAGGTCAGACCAgctgatctggtggtcccttctggccttgaactctgtgACTAACTCTATCCTGAGTGACAGCTCTCGGGAAGGGAGAGGATGCCCATAGGAAGGCTTTACGAGTGGCAAGGGAAGGTTATCCTCCTGTTGTCTCCTGGAGCCCGTCCCCACGTACCTGTCCCTGGGCATTGGTCAGGATCTGACTCGTTATCCCTTGGACGCTGGGAATGGTGTTCGCGATCACCGGGGCGGCGGCCAGCGAGCTGAGGAGCTGGGTTTGCCCGCCGAGAGAAGCCGCACTGATCTGTAGAGAAAACAGGAGTCGGAGGTTAAACACACGCACTCAGCCATGCCTCGTTCAGTGGGGAAACCCCACTCTGGCTCCCTCTTAGAGGGAGGAATGGCCTAGCTGCcttaggtacttatctggcccccattatGGAAGTATCTCGacacttcacaatctttattgTGCTCATCTTCACAaacccctggggggcagggcagtgctactatcctcactttacagatggggcactgaggtgcagagagaccAGAGACCACAAATGAAGATGTAATTGTAGCACAAGGAGGCATAGCCCTGGCTAGCTTTAAGCTAGCTAGCCCAGGTAACCGTAGCAGAGGGACAGAGTCTGGGGCTGGCAAGCGACCTGAATTTGTACCCAGGGTTCCCGGCGGGCTTGTACTTGGGCAGTTAGGCCACGCGGCCTCATCTTCACTATTActgtgctagctagatcaaagctagtgcAGGGACACCTCCGCACGCTGACAGTCACCGCTTCATTTGTGCCCTCAAGGACTTAGCCACAGtcaggcaggaagcctgggagacagcaaggaattgaacccaggcctgcaaagtcccaggctagcaccataaccactagaccatccttccttttccAGGTACCATCCTTCAAGGAGGTCTCGCCATCCAGCCTGCCTCTGCTCCGTCAGTGACGGCAGCCGGCCCAACCCACCAGCTGCTCCCCTACCAGAGCCCGTGTCCTTTCTCCCGACCCACATGGGAAAAATCCTCGTCAGAATGATTAATAACAACACCTGGCTCATACCACCAGTAgctctcagagtgctttacaaagggggTATCATCAGCCCcacttttatagatggggaaactgaggcacagagtggcaaaacgacttgcccaaggtcctccagcaggtcagtggcagagccaggaatggaacgcagctctcctccctcccagtccagtgttctatccacAAGGAAACACTGCCTCCTGTTCTGGGCAGGTATAAATGATGACGCAAGGggccagaatcaggcccctttgcGAGCTGCTCCGTAAATAAAGAATGCCCGACGTCAGGCCAGCCGGCAGGGATTCCTGACCACGCAGGACAGACAGCTCGGCTCCCAGAGATTCTCTGGAGCGTCACACCAGCTCCTTACTATGCCAGGGTTAAAGGCAAATCCCGCAGGCTGGACTGTGATTTGCGTCTGCGTCTCCAACGGCTTTCCCGCGGGCGGCGGTGGGGCGGCagcgggctggggcaggatggCCGGTGGGCTCTGGAGCGAGGACTGCGGCTGGAACACGGCCTGCGTTTGGATGGAGGGCCGCGGCTGGACCGTCTGCGGAGCCTGCAGTGGCTGGGCAGGCTGCACGGGGGCTGGCATTGCCGTGTTCAGCACCGCAGCAGCTGAAAGCAGAGCAGACACATGGACGCTGAATAGCCGTAATATGCCACTCTCTTTGCACCCCCTCTGCCAGTCCCTGCAACAAATCATCATCGTAATACATAGCCTCATGCAGAGCCTTTAAACTGAGCCCCCACCGGTCCCGCGCGAGCCCTTCTTATCCACCCACCAGCCCTGGCCTCTGTTCCGTCCTTTGGAAGCGGGCAAAGGAGAAGGGTGCATGGAATCCAGGACAGAGCCGGCTGGCAGAAGACCAGTTGCCAACTCTGGTGCTTTATCACCCATCTCGTGATTTAGGGTATTCACCTCATGGAGCCCCAGCTCTTGGGGTCATGGAACTACggaagaatctcagctttcgtcTAAGAAACTGGACGTATGATTCTAGCCCCCGCGGCTGCAGAGAGAAGCTGGGAAACATCCCTAGCGCTTTGTCACTGTAGGTCTCAAAGCATTTCCCAAAGGAGGCCAGGATCATCacgcccccattttacagatggggaaactgaggcacagggcagtgaTGTGACAGGCCCATGGTCATCCAGAAAGCCAGTGGCCGAGCTAGGAAAAGAACCAAGGAggcctgagtcccagcccaatgCTCTAGGTATATCACAAGTCAGTTCTTGTATCAAGGCCtgtgtgtgaccatgggcagggCTCGCACGGATATCCAGGAGTGCAGGGCACCTGAGTTCCATCCACAGCCATCACAacgcaaggggaaaaaaaaatctctaacgACTAGAAGGCCAACAAAACTGGCATATGGCTTGGGCACAATCCAcgccaccctcccctccctctgtgctGCCTGTCCAGACATCCAGATGGCCCTCAACAGCCTAGTATCAGAGCATCTCACAATCTGTAACACACTGACCCACACAACTCCCTTTGAGGGAAGAcagcactattatccccattttacaggtcgGGGGACCAAGGTACAGGAAATCCATGAGTGAACCAGGATGTGAACCCAGTTCCGCAGAGTCCCCATCTGCTGCCTTCTCCGCCAGACCACCATTTAGGAGCAGCTTCTTGTTGAGAGGCAGAttcatcccccctgcaccccttttTGGAAGGGAGCTGGCAAAGATCAAAAACCCTGGTCTGTCTAACAACCCCAGAACCTGAAAGGTCCAATCTGGATCCACCCTTAACTCTGTAAAGGGAACCAAACTGGCCACCGGGCCGCGAACACGCACAGCGGCAACTGCAGGATTAGGCAGCGTGAGGGAGCCGGCCCTTCGGGGCTTCAAAGCAATTAGACGCATTAGCTAAACACGGCTCTACCAGGAGACAGGTCAGCGTTAGTCTCCTAGCTCTGCGCCAGATGAACCAAGAGGGCACCGTTCACCCCTGTGGCAGCATGAGGCCTGGGCACTGCTGAAGCCTTTTGGCTTACGTGGTATACGAGCCGTGTGGACTGAAGTGGTGCCTAGACCTCATGCCGGCCCCCTGCGCGCGGTGGATTTCACCCACAGAGCAAGCATGGCTTCCCCACCGACCCAGCAGTAGACTCAGAATTTAAATGCAGATCCTGGCCTTGTGCTCAAAAGCACTGGCCCACGCTTCCTCCCAGACACAGAGAAATCAGTGTAACCTTCCTTGCCCAGCATAAGCCTGCAGTCCTTATGCATGCAAAGCCAGctggagccaatgggagcttttgcCTGCAAAAGAACAGCAGACTCAGACCCGGGGCTTGCAGCTTTACACTGTTCCCACGCCAGGTGGACTTTGACTCAGCACAAGCCATGGaacagggatagctcagtggtttgagctttggcctgctaaacccagggttgtgagttcaatccttgagggggccatttgggatctggagcaaaaattggggatttgtcctgctttgagcagggggttggactatatgacctcctgaggtcccttccaaccgtggtATTCTATGACATTTGACACGACCAGGGATGCTCTAAGGCAGAGGAGTGGCCGTTACCTTGCAAGTTGGCTATAGGTGGTTTGAAAATTCCCCCTGTAGGAGAAGCAGCCGTCAGTCCGGGAAGGGCAGCGACCGTTGCTGTAGGAAATGtccacacagccagcccctgctgaccAGCCACTTGACCTGCAATACTGATGGGGATAAGAAGAGGTTGAGTAACTGCCCCTGCTGGAACCATTACTCCTGTCACAACTGTTGCTAAGTTTTCCTGAGTCAAGACCTGCAAAAGtaaacaagatttaaaaaagaaaaggaaaaaaaaaatcaacgccactccagacagcaccaGCCGCGTTAGCGAGCGCACGCGGTCTTTCCAAAGGCACACTTTGCCCCAGCCAGGGGGAGCCTGCCTGAGCCATGTGTGGGCATGGGATCGCTCCCGTCTTAGCAGCTGGGTTCCAGCTGAGTGGAGCCCCCCGGAGGCTGGTTGTCAAATCACCACCAGagggggacttttttttttccttagtgcAACCCTACAGAATCATTTCCAGCAGCAGCTCAACGCCACGGGGCCTTCTGTGGCGGGCGCTATATGGAGGAGTGGCCAGGGATGGATCAGGACACAGAACCTACACTCCATGCCTAGGCGGGTTGTTTCAttcaaaccccaccccaccaccgGGTGCTATCCCACTGGGCAAGTCTCTGTGCAAAACACACAGCGCTGTTTCAGGGACCATTAACAACCGATACACGCCGGGGAGCGTTGGAAGGGCGTCTGTGATTCCCACATGTAGGACACAGGAGAAATACCCCGCGCTCTTCCCCCTGCTCGCCGTCCGCATTTGCTCCCTTCCCACGCCCATCCGCGTGACTGCCGGGTAGTTACCTGTGGCGCGGCTTGCACTGCCAAGGGAGTTAGGGTTTGGGTCGGCTGGCTCGTTGCTGGGCTGAAGGTGGTGACAGATGAGACGCTGGCGGGAGCTATTCCAGGCAGTGACTTTACTTCGCCTTGAGAGGAGGAAATAACACAACGTCAAGTGACCCTGTCACTTAAGTGTAATGATAATAACAATTATATAGGGCTTTTCAACTACAGATATCCAGAGCTGCATCATTACCCTtatttcacaaatggggaaactgaggcacggggggggggagggaaatgacttgcccaaggtcacttagCAAATTAGTGGCAGGGCctggatttgaacccaggactcAAGTTGCAGTCCCATTCCCTAACTGCTAGGCCACATTGTCACCTACTTACATAACGAGGCTCTCTGTCTCCCTCCAGGGGTGATAGCACAAATGAGCGCTGCTGGCAGAGCTGGATTTTTTGGCTCAGGCAATGGAGCGGGGCTCTAATGTGGCAGCCTCTCCCTaccccagtggttttcaaacttttgtactggtgacccctttcaaacagcaagcctctgagtgtgaccccctcttataaattaaaagcatttttaaatatagttaacaccattataattgctggatgcaaagcggggtttggggtggagactgacagctcgcaaccccccatgtaataacctcacgaccccctgaggggtcccaacccctagtttgagaacccctgccctaccccATAAGAAGCTGAACatcagaacagccatactgggtccatctagcccagtatcttgtcttccaacagtggccagtaccaggtgcttcggaggaaatgaacagaacagggtaatgtATCGAGTGATCTattctgtcatccagtcccagctcctggcagtcagaggtttagggacacccagagcatgggttggGTCCCCAACCGCCTTGattaatagccatcgatggacttGTCCTATAACCCACTTATGCTTTTGGGAATTCACCACATCCCCCGGTTCACAGGCTGACTATGAGtggtgtgaagaagtgcttccttctgtttgttgtaAACcggctgcctgttaatttcagatcaggtgacccctggctcttgtgttttcattttacaaaGTAGGTCAGGATCCTTaccccccattttgcagatggggaaactgaggcacagagcagggacaccACTTGCCCACCGTCACTCTGGagctcagtggcagaactgggactagaactcaggcgTTCGGAGTCCCATGCCGgcgctctatccactaggccatcctGCCTCCCAGTTGGTAATGCCTAACATACCCACTGTTCTGAGTCTCCATCACCACCACCCTGGTCTGGCCACCTCAGCCGTGCATGGAGTCAAGGTGACACCTTGTGGCCAGACATAGGCATTGCAATTCTGGAACCTGGGACGGCAGTAGAGTTCCGAAAAGGCAGCGACATTTTTTGGCACGGACTGCGTTAGTGAGCACCATCCTCCCATTGCTACCCCTGGGTAAGAGAGACTGCATCACAGCTACATTACATgcatcctccttctcctccatcttGGACGCTAAGGCCGAAGTCATTTTCTGCCCAAAGGAGCTGACGATTGTAGGATAACAACACTATCTTTGCAGCTGTGTCCAAAATCATAACTTACCAAACTGAAACCCAAGAATACTTCACCCACCAttgaaaggcagccacctctggggtgggacgcagAAGCTGTATATCAGCACATATCAACGCTACAGAACAtcctagggcaggcagggaagaaAAATCCCGCACCCCTACACTGCTTCAGCCATTTgatttgggtatgtctacactgcatactaagcccaggctctgactcaggtctAAGC containing:
- the POU6F1 gene encoding POU domain, class 6, transcription factor 1 isoform X1, with translation MDVQPQEASLTVNEQGLCPLRSYLRFAVCFQVIVMSSHETIRVLEVGVDAPLPAEDDGKALEPTAGEVASSCPVETSEPGREDVQANLETTCGGTTGEVKSLPGIAPASVSSVTTFSPATSQPTQTLTPLAVQAAPQVLTQENLATVVTGVMVPAGAVTQPLLIPISIAGQVAGQQGLAVWTFPTATVAALPGLTAASPTGGIFKPPIANLQAAAVLNTAMPAPVQPAQPLQAPQTVQPRPSIQTQAVFQPQSSLQSPPAILPQPAAAPPPPAGKPLETQTQITVQPAGFAFNPGIISAASLGGQTQLLSSLAAAPVIANTIPSVQGITSQILTNAQGQVIGTLPWVVNPAGITTASATPAVLPAQNLQVQAVTPQLLLNAQGQVIATLASSALQTAAIRKPSAPESPAKNEIQPIQPAPALPQPAVVIANPAPAAKPSSVPVPITCSETPTVSQLVSKPQTPNTGIEEDGINLEEIREFAKNFKIRRLSLGLTQTQVGQALTATEGPAYSQSAICRFEKLDITPKSAQKLKPVLEKWLSEAELRNQEGQQNLMEFVGGEPSKKRKRRTSFTPQAIEALNAYFEKNALPTGQEITEIAKELNYDREVVRVWFCNRRQTLKNTSKLNVFQIP
- the POU6F1 gene encoding POU domain, class 6, transcription factor 1 isoform X2 — protein: MDVQPQEASLTVNEQVIVMSSHETIRVLEVGVDAPLPAEDDGKALEPTAGEVASSCPVETSEPGREDVQANLETTCGGTTGEVKSLPGIAPASVSSVTTFSPATSQPTQTLTPLAVQAAPQVLTQENLATVVTGVMVPAGAVTQPLLIPISIAGQVAGQQGLAVWTFPTATVAALPGLTAASPTGGIFKPPIANLQAAAVLNTAMPAPVQPAQPLQAPQTVQPRPSIQTQAVFQPQSSLQSPPAILPQPAAAPPPPAGKPLETQTQITVQPAGFAFNPGIISAASLGGQTQLLSSLAAAPVIANTIPSVQGITSQILTNAQGQVIGTLPWVVNPAGITTASATPAVLPAQNLQVQAVTPQLLLNAQGQVIATLASSALQTAAIRKPSAPESPAKNEIQPIQPAPALPQPAVVIANPAPAAKPSSVPVPITCSETPTVSQLVSKPQTPNTGIEEDGINLEEIREFAKNFKIRRLSLGLTQTQVGQALTATEGPAYSQSAICRFEKLDITPKSAQKLKPVLEKWLSEAELRNQEGQQNLMEFVGGEPSKKRKRRTSFTPQAIEALNAYFEKNALPTGQEITEIAKELNYDREVVRVWFCNRRQTLKNTSKLNVFQIP